In Polaromonas sp. JS666, one genomic interval encodes:
- a CDS encoding NAD(P)-dependent oxidoreductase codes for MDILLLDALVPEAVTWLQTRHSVEYRPELADDPIALRKVAYKTRGIVFPRQTVVTRGFLDFLPKLRAVGRLHVGTDNIDMEACKERDIKVVHANSANVRSNAEYLLSSLLLLCRRGLVSALMGHKHPSGQIGRELHGSTVGILGLAPAAHTLAGMLSGLGVRLIGYDPAVHHTAPVWERLGIQPVSLQELVSQADAVSVQMVYATRYRGFVNDKLLSACRREQLWVGISRSDLFEEAALAEALSDGRIEACILDGVEPGFVGDTSPLKGLKNLFVTPRLGAYTREARLRASWYVAHRMHEAIGSPQSGLDSLPAAASPSQWPEPDLTV; via the coding sequence GTGGACATCTTACTTCTTGACGCATTGGTGCCGGAGGCCGTGACCTGGCTTCAAACCCGGCACAGCGTGGAATACCGTCCCGAACTGGCTGACGATCCCATCGCCCTGCGCAAGGTGGCTTATAAAACCAGGGGCATTGTCTTTCCCAGGCAAACCGTCGTGACCCGGGGGTTTCTGGATTTCCTGCCCAAGCTCAGGGCCGTTGGCCGCCTTCATGTTGGCACGGACAACATCGACATGGAAGCCTGCAAGGAGCGGGACATCAAGGTCGTACACGCCAACAGCGCCAATGTGCGCTCCAACGCCGAGTATTTGCTGAGCAGCCTGCTGCTGCTCTGCCGCCGCGGTCTGGTGTCGGCCCTGATGGGCCACAAGCACCCCAGCGGCCAGATCGGGCGCGAGCTGCATGGCAGCACCGTCGGCATTCTGGGCCTGGCGCCGGCTGCGCATACGCTGGCCGGCATGCTGAGCGGCCTCGGCGTTCGCCTGATCGGCTACGACCCGGCGGTGCACCATACCGCGCCCGTCTGGGAGCGTCTGGGCATTCAGCCCGTCTCCCTGCAAGAACTGGTGAGTCAGGCCGATGCGGTGTCGGTGCAGATGGTCTATGCCACGCGTTACAGGGGTTTCGTCAATGACAAATTGCTGTCCGCCTGCCGGCGAGAGCAACTGTGGGTGGGCATCAGCCGCAGCGATCTGTTTGAGGAGGCGGCGCTGGCCGAAGCGCTGAGCGATGGCCGCATCGAGGCCTGCATTCTGGATGGCGTCGAGCCCGGCTTTGTGGGCGACACCTCGCCGCTCAAGGGCCTGAAGAATCTGTTTGTCACCCCGCGCCTGGGGGCGTACACGCGGGAGGCGCGCTTGCGTGCGAGCTGGTACGTGGCGCACCGCATGCATGAAGCCATCGGGTCGCCACAGAGCGGGCTGGATTCGCTGCCCGCCGCGGCCTCACCGTCGCAGTGGCCCGAACCGGACCTCACGGTGTAG
- the galU gene encoding UTP--glucose-1-phosphate uridylyltransferase GalU → MPKFTLNKAVFPVAGLGTRFLPATKAQPKEMLPVVDKPLIQYAVEEAYAAGIRHMIFVTGRNKRAIEDHFDTAYELENELEVAQKQELLALVRSVQPDDMNFSYVRQPRSLGLGHAVLCAEHLVGDEPFAVLLADDLMVGPPGGLPVLAQMAAQYQELHQSVLAVQEVPLAHTRRYGIVAAEAISPGANPRLMKVQKIVEKPAPEVAPSRMGVAGRYILTPAIFEHIRRQASGVGGEIQLTDGISSLLAEEAVYALQYQGKRYDCGSKEGFLEATVELALQHPEVGQHFRQYLSGLKLD, encoded by the coding sequence ATGCCAAAATTCACCTTGAACAAAGCGGTTTTCCCTGTTGCCGGGCTCGGTACCCGCTTTCTGCCCGCCACCAAAGCCCAGCCCAAGGAAATGCTTCCCGTTGTGGACAAGCCGCTCATCCAGTACGCGGTGGAAGAAGCCTATGCGGCGGGTATTCGCCACATGATTTTTGTGACAGGACGCAATAAACGGGCCATCGAGGATCACTTCGATACCGCCTACGAACTGGAGAACGAACTGGAGGTCGCCCAAAAGCAGGAATTGCTGGCTTTGGTGCGTTCGGTTCAGCCCGACGACATGAATTTTTCCTATGTCCGGCAGCCCCGTTCGCTCGGCCTCGGCCATGCAGTGCTGTGCGCCGAACACCTGGTGGGCGACGAGCCTTTTGCCGTGCTGCTGGCGGATGACCTGATGGTGGGTCCGCCGGGCGGTCTGCCAGTCCTGGCCCAGATGGCCGCGCAGTACCAGGAGCTTCACCAGTCGGTGCTGGCCGTGCAGGAGGTGCCCCTGGCGCACACGCGCCGCTATGGCATCGTGGCCGCAGAAGCCATCAGCCCGGGGGCAAATCCGAGGCTCATGAAGGTGCAGAAAATCGTGGAAAAACCGGCACCGGAGGTGGCCCCGTCCCGCATGGGCGTGGCCGGCCGCTACATTCTCACGCCCGCCATTTTTGAACATATCCGCCGCCAGGCGAGCGGTGTGGGGGGCGAAATTCAGTTGACTGACGGCATCTCAAGCCTGCTGGCCGAGGAAGCCGTTTATGCCCTGCAATACCAGGGCAAGCGTTACGACTGCGGCAGCAAGGAAGGGTTCCTGGAAGCCACCGTTGAGCTGGCGCTGCAACACCCGGAAGTGGGGCAACACTTTCGCCAATACCTCAGCGGGCTCAAGCTCGACTGA
- a CDS encoding sulfurtransferase TusA family protein, which produces MHIDKELDTRGLNCPLPILKAKKALTEMLSGQLLRVVSTDSGSTRDFQAFAKQTGNELVDQQVAGSDFIHVLKRR; this is translated from the coding sequence GAACTCGACACCCGCGGCCTGAATTGCCCGCTGCCCATCCTGAAAGCCAAAAAAGCGCTGACCGAAATGCTCAGCGGACAGTTGCTGCGCGTGGTGTCTACCGACTCCGGTTCGACCCGCGATTTCCAGGCCTTTGCCAAGCAAACCGGCAATGAACTGGTGGACCAGCAAGTTGCCGGCAGCGACTTCATTCACGTGCTGAAACGGCGCTGA